Within Candidatus Thorarchaeota archaeon, the genomic segment CGATGAGTTTCCGGGGATTCGCGTACAGCACACGCCGATGAGCTCTATTGTGGAGGCTGACTCTATAGACCAAATTCTTGAGGTCACCAAGGCCGCCCATGAGGCCATGTTCAAAGCTGGTGCTCAGCGGGTCTCCACATTGCTTCGCATTGATGATCGTCGTGACAAACCTAGAACTATGGAAGATAAAGTCAAGGCAATATCTTGATTCGTTTCACCGATATTAAAAATATCTGTTAATAGAAGCAGTTCAAGATACTGGGAGCCATTTTATTTATTTTAC encodes:
- a CDS encoding MTH1187 family thiamine-binding protein — encoded protein: MSEEKSIKIVAELVIAPFGVGTSLSDYVRASVRVIDEFPGIRVQHTPMSSIVEADSIDQILEVTKAAHEAMFKAGAQRVSTLLRIDDRRDKPRTMEDKVKAIS